Proteins encoded in a region of the Pseudothermotoga elfii DSM 9442 = NBRC 107921 genome:
- a CDS encoding ATP-dependent helicase, whose translation MEDYLQQLDDEQRTAVLKSTGRSIIIAGPGSGKTRVITYKLLHLLKTGIKPSEILLVTFTRAAANEMIDRARMLTGIDLEGITAGTFHHICNLILRRYARKVGLFPNFTILDEEDSKSLIKHVRTMVLERTGEIKHFPSHGVLQKIFSYATNTMSTLHSALLKINPKYIDYEKIIEDIYREYTIEKRNQNCVDYDDLLVFAVQVLQDSDIRLRESRKYKWILVDEFQDTNILQLNLIELLSSFHKNIVVVADDSQSIYSFRGARYENVRDFMKIDGTKLFKIQTNYRSVEPIVKLINATIPKRSVPKVLRAVKFSDQKPIVIKTSDRQEEAAYVSKQILRLIEQGFDPEEIAVLYRSHSHSLELQIELSKQQIDFKILSGIRFTETAHVKDIIAFLRILQNPREKISWIRVARLFPGIGAKTASNLAEHAYGAALQNDVSSILDGFSQKKGQILEIKKLLSEMQEESTVSDKISFLYESFYQQYLQDNYPDYKERQQDIERLIEVALRYNSLEHFLSDLTVNEDVQNNVSKGQKITLTTVHQAKGLEWDVVFVISVNPGDFPSYYALMENNIDEEERIFYVAITRPRKLLYLVTQQYPSSPYMYWAKAVDFLQKIPEELVDIYDTSY comes from the coding sequence TTGGAAGATTATCTTCAGCAACTCGATGACGAGCAAAGAACAGCTGTTTTGAAATCTACGGGCAGATCGATAATAATAGCAGGTCCCGGCTCGGGAAAGACAAGGGTTATAACTTACAAACTTTTACACCTTTTGAAAACAGGAATAAAGCCTTCAGAAATACTCCTGGTGACATTTACAAGGGCTGCAGCAAATGAGATGATTGATAGAGCCAGGATGTTGACCGGTATTGATCTTGAAGGTATAACAGCTGGCACTTTTCATCATATATGCAATTTAATCCTTAGAAGGTACGCCAGGAAAGTTGGCCTTTTTCCAAATTTTACAATACTTGATGAAGAAGATTCCAAAAGCCTTATAAAACACGTTAGAACTATGGTTCTTGAAAGAACCGGAGAAATAAAGCATTTTCCTTCACATGGTGTGCTTCAGAAGATTTTCTCTTACGCTACAAATACAATGAGCACACTTCACTCAGCTTTGTTGAAAATTAATCCAAAGTATATCGATTACGAAAAAATAATCGAAGATATATACAGAGAATATACTATCGAGAAAAGAAATCAAAATTGTGTGGATTACGATGATTTACTCGTATTTGCAGTTCAGGTGCTTCAGGACAGCGACATAAGATTGCGTGAATCGCGTAAATACAAATGGATACTTGTGGATGAATTTCAGGATACCAATATTCTGCAACTTAATTTGATAGAACTGTTGTCCAGCTTTCATAAAAACATAGTGGTTGTTGCAGATGATTCGCAAAGTATTTACTCATTTAGAGGTGCACGCTATGAGAATGTTAGAGATTTTATGAAAATAGATGGCACCAAACTTTTCAAGATCCAGACGAATTACAGAAGTGTAGAACCAATAGTGAAATTGATAAATGCAACTATACCAAAAAGGTCTGTTCCAAAAGTTCTGAGGGCAGTGAAATTTTCTGATCAAAAACCCATCGTTATTAAAACTTCAGATAGGCAGGAAGAAGCTGCCTATGTGAGCAAACAGATTTTGAGGTTGATAGAACAGGGCTTTGATCCTGAAGAAATAGCGGTTCTTTACAGGAGTCATTCCCACTCTCTTGAGCTTCAAATAGAACTTTCAAAGCAGCAGATAGATTTTAAAATACTTTCAGGCATTAGATTTACTGAGACAGCACATGTAAAGGATATAATAGCCTTTCTGAGAATTCTTCAGAATCCACGCGAAAAAATCTCCTGGATTAGAGTGGCAAGATTATTTCCCGGTATTGGGGCGAAAACTGCTTCAAATCTTGCTGAACATGCTTATGGTGCCGCTTTACAGAATGATGTATCTTCAATTCTGGATGGATTCTCTCAGAAAAAAGGGCAAATTCTGGAGATAAAGAAATTGCTTAGCGAAATGCAGGAGGAATCAACCGTCTCTGACAAAATATCCTTTCTCTATGAAAGTTTCTATCAACAGTACCTTCAGGATAATTATCCAGATTATAAAGAAAGGCAACAGGATATAGAAAGATTGATAGAGGTAGCGCTCAGGTACAATTCCTTAGAGCATTTTTTATCTGACTTGACAGTAAATGAAGATGTTCAGAATAATGTTTCGAAAGGGCAAAAAATTACACTCACGACAGTGCATCAAGCTAAGGGTTTGGAGTGGGATGTTGTTTTCGTAATAAGTGTTAATCCTGGAGATTTTCCAAGTTACTATGCCCTGATGGAAAATAATATTGATGAGGAAGAGAGAATTTTTTATGTTGCAATTACCAGACCAAGAAAATTGTTGTATTTAGTTACTCAGCAATACCCATCTTCTCCATACATGTACTGGGCTAAAGCTGTTGATTTCTTGCAGAAAATACCTGAAGAATTGGTTGATATTTATGACACCTCCTATTGA
- a CDS encoding DNA repair protein RecN encodes MLIRFHGENLLYFNNFDIEFDEQLNVITGETGAGKSILLKALQALLGNKTELPAGNGCYLEALFDPSENLKRQLRDLSLEEDELVVSLTIGKRWVYRLNGRMFPQSTVAQLFEDEVQFHQQNSQTSLLKPRNQIALIDSFYDSKELLEEYQNVYREYRETEKYLSDHHEEILQKRLDELQAQLEYFEKVNPSLSEEKELREKYERMVKFQELSEMLAVVLSILEGESEGSLRNLWNILHKLEKNKHLLPTGFVELLEEIVEKSEELSRIAKTTLEEMEIEDLRSIEERIWDYNELKRRYGPELEDVMKYYENIKQERDRLAEELLKLKQAVQKISVLRKNAFDLAKKIHSARIEAAKQLEYQIENHLKDLSMSTKLTISIRELKDLTLTGISEVDFLILSHKNEQAPMKNVLSGGELSRMMLALELAIANRFFSKTLIFDEIDSGIGGLTGNVLGIKLSKVSKSLQTIVVTHLPQIARFADRHFVVEKTEQSKMILKMLSGEERKKEMVRMIGGEQILWGEES; translated from the coding sequence ATGCTCATAAGATTCCATGGTGAAAACTTATTGTATTTCAACAATTTCGATATTGAATTTGACGAGCAATTGAATGTTATAACAGGTGAAACGGGGGCAGGAAAATCAATTTTGCTTAAAGCCCTCCAGGCTCTTTTAGGAAACAAAACAGAATTACCAGCAGGTAACGGGTGTTATCTTGAGGCGTTGTTTGATCCGTCGGAAAACTTAAAACGGCAGTTGAGAGATCTATCCTTAGAAGAGGATGAACTGGTAGTTTCTCTCACAATCGGAAAAAGATGGGTTTACAGGTTGAATGGTAGAATGTTTCCACAGAGTACAGTTGCTCAACTTTTTGAAGATGAGGTGCAGTTTCATCAGCAGAACTCCCAAACGAGCCTGTTGAAACCGCGTAATCAAATAGCTTTGATCGATTCGTTTTACGATAGCAAAGAGCTTCTTGAAGAGTATCAAAATGTGTACAGAGAGTACAGAGAGACTGAAAAATATCTATCTGATCATCATGAAGAAATCCTTCAAAAGAGACTTGATGAACTGCAAGCTCAACTTGAGTATTTTGAAAAAGTAAATCCATCGCTGTCAGAAGAAAAAGAGCTCAGAGAAAAATACGAGAGAATGGTTAAGTTCCAGGAGCTTTCGGAGATGCTCGCTGTAGTTCTATCAATCCTTGAAGGAGAATCTGAAGGTAGCTTGAGGAATCTCTGGAATATTTTACACAAACTTGAGAAGAACAAGCATTTGCTCCCGACAGGATTTGTGGAATTACTTGAGGAAATAGTTGAAAAATCTGAGGAGCTCTCAAGAATTGCGAAAACAACACTTGAAGAAATGGAGATCGAGGATTTGAGGAGTATTGAAGAACGTATCTGGGATTACAACGAATTGAAAAGACGTTATGGACCAGAATTAGAAGACGTGATGAAATATTACGAGAACATAAAACAGGAAAGAGATCGTTTAGCTGAGGAGTTGCTGAAACTGAAACAGGCTGTGCAGAAGATATCTGTATTGAGAAAAAATGCCTTTGATCTTGCAAAGAAAATTCATAGCGCAAGAATTGAAGCCGCAAAGCAGCTCGAATATCAGATTGAAAATCATTTAAAAGATTTATCCATGAGTACAAAACTTACTATTTCAATCAGAGAATTAAAAGATCTCACGTTAACAGGTATAAGCGAAGTTGATTTTCTAATCCTTTCGCACAAAAATGAACAGGCTCCAATGAAAAATGTCCTGTCTGGCGGGGAATTATCCAGAATGATGCTGGCTCTGGAATTAGCAATAGCGAACAGATTTTTTTCGAAAACTCTGATTTTCGATGAAATAGATTCTGGTATAGGTGGTTTGACGGGTAATGTTCTGGGAATAAAGCTGAGTAAAGTTTCTAAGAGTCTCCAGACCATCGTAGTTACTCACTTACCTCAGATTGCACGTTTCGCAGACAGACATTTTGTTGTTGAAAAGACTGAGCAATCAAAAATGATTTTAAAAATGTTGTCCGGTGAAGAAAGAAAAAAAGAGATGGTCAGAATGATTGGCGGAGAACAGATCCTGTGGGGTGAGGAATCGTGA